The following are encoded together in the Betaproteobacteria bacterium genome:
- a CDS encoding NAD-binding protein — MTGKVGFVGVGAMGGPMALNLVKAGFEVVVHDINPDRVAPLAAAGARVVDTPAAAAAECRRTICMVETADQAEAVIFGDNGFVQKAQPRDIVVCMSTIDPLLARRFAERLADKSIAMLDAPVSGGPHGAAAGTLSVIVGGPEDAFAAAEDLFRAMGKNVFHVGGHGMGLAMKLINNMLGQIQTVAIAEAMVLGRKAGLDPKKIYEVVSASTGNSVQFQNRVPRILARNFKPGGTLDISFKDQELETAFAKRLGVPLFLANVSQQVYQMGRAAGLSKEDGSSLVKVYERLAGVKVSGDDSV, encoded by the coding sequence ATGACCGGAAAAGTGGGATTCGTCGGCGTCGGCGCAATGGGCGGGCCGATGGCGTTAAACCTCGTCAAGGCGGGATTCGAGGTGGTCGTCCACGACATCAACCCGGATCGGGTGGCGCCGCTTGCGGCGGCGGGCGCGCGCGTGGTGGATACGCCCGCGGCGGCGGCGGCCGAGTGCCGGCGCACGATCTGCATGGTCGAAACCGCCGACCAGGCCGAGGCGGTGATCTTCGGCGACAACGGTTTCGTGCAGAAGGCGCAGCCGCGCGACATCGTGGTCTGCATGAGCACGATCGATCCGCTCCTCGCGCGCCGGTTCGCGGAGCGCCTGGCCGACAAGAGTATCGCCATGCTCGACGCGCCGGTGAGCGGCGGACCGCACGGCGCGGCGGCGGGGACGCTGTCCGTGATCGTCGGCGGGCCGGAAGATGCCTTCGCCGCGGCGGAGGACCTCTTCCGCGCGATGGGCAAGAACGTGTTCCACGTCGGCGGGCACGGCATGGGCCTCGCGATGAAGCTCATCAACAACATGCTCGGGCAGATCCAGACCGTCGCCATTGCCGAAGCCATGGTGCTCGGCAGGAAGGCTGGGCTCGACCCGAAGAAAATCTACGAGGTGGTGAGCGCGAGCACCGGCAACAGCGTGCAGTTCCAGAATCGCGTGCCGCGGATCCTCGCTAGAAACTTTAAGCCCGGAGGCACGCTCGACATATCCTTCAAGGATCAGGAGCTCGAAACGGCTTTCGCCAAGCGGCTTGGCGTGCCGCTCTTCCTCGCCAACGTGTCGCAGCAGGTCTATCAGATGGGCCGTGCCGCCGGGCTCAGCAAGGAAGACGGTTCGTCGCTCGTCAAGGTGTACGAGCGGCTTGCGGGCGTGAAGGTCAGCGGCGACGATAGCGTCTGA
- a CDS encoding MFS transporter: MTARYFFVLIASIGALAIFSSTLSKTPVLPLFAAHLGATPAEIGWIVIASTIPGILISFPAGAISDFFGKRRVIVASLVVFATAPFLYLLVTDAWQLTAVRFYHGFATAIFNTVATAALAAQYPERRAAMLSTYSSITIAGRSVAPFLGGFLISVASFESVYWACAISGVLAFVVGLMLPAESPRSRADVRFPHFFAALRDVLSSRAIMLTSIVEAAQFLVFGAVEAFLALYAASVGIPAWQIGIILGAQLLSVIIVKPLMGNLSDRFGRSAIIFPGLALGAISVALVPMADEVYALSALSMLYGAAFATVTSSTTALVADVAKEGQFGASVGVLRTIMDIGQTIGPVLTGLLIAAWGYGVAFPALATIIAASALMFVFVPRPVASSA; encoded by the coding sequence ATCACAGCGCGGTACTTCTTCGTTCTTATCGCGTCGATCGGCGCGCTCGCGATCTTCAGCTCGACGCTGTCGAAGACGCCGGTACTGCCGCTCTTCGCAGCGCATCTCGGCGCAACGCCCGCCGAGATCGGCTGGATCGTGATCGCCTCCACGATCCCGGGAATCCTAATCAGCTTCCCGGCAGGCGCGATCTCGGACTTCTTCGGCAAGCGCCGCGTGATCGTCGCTTCGTTGGTCGTGTTCGCGACGGCGCCGTTCCTTTATCTGCTCGTGACCGACGCCTGGCAGTTGACGGCGGTACGCTTCTACCACGGCTTCGCGACGGCGATCTTCAACACGGTCGCCACCGCCGCGCTGGCGGCGCAATATCCGGAGCGGCGCGCGGCGATGCTTTCGACCTACTCTTCGATCACCATCGCCGGCCGCTCGGTCGCTCCGTTCCTCGGCGGGTTTCTTATTTCGGTTGCGAGCTTCGAGTCGGTGTACTGGGCGTGCGCGATCAGCGGCGTGCTTGCGTTCGTCGTCGGCCTCATGCTGCCCGCGGAGTCGCCTCGATCGCGGGCGGACGTGCGCTTCCCGCACTTCTTCGCGGCGCTGCGCGACGTGCTGTCGAGCCGCGCCATCATGCTCACAAGCATCGTCGAGGCGGCGCAGTTCCTGGTGTTCGGCGCGGTCGAGGCGTTTCTCGCGCTATACGCTGCTTCGGTGGGCATCCCTGCGTGGCAGATCGGGATCATTCTCGGCGCGCAACTGCTGAGCGTGATCATCGTCAAGCCGCTCATGGGTAACCTTTCCGACCGCTTCGGACGCAGCGCGATCATCTTCCCGGGCCTTGCGCTCGGCGCGATAAGCGTGGCCCTGGTTCCCATGGCCGACGAGGTCTACGCGCTCTCGGCGCTCAGCATGCTGTACGGTGCGGCCTTCGCGACGGTCACCTCCTCAACGACGGCGTTGGTGGCGGACGTCGCGAAGGAAGGCCAGTTCGGCGCCTCGGTGGGTGTGCTCAGGACCATCATGGACATCGGTCAGACGATCGGCCCCGTGCTCACCGGTTTGCTGATCGCCGCGTGGGGCTATGGCGTCGCGTTTCCCGCGCTCGCGACGATCATCGCAGCGAGCGCTCTGATGTTCGTTTTTGTACCCAGGCCTGTCGCCTCCTCGGCGTAA
- a CDS encoding YciI family protein, with product MPSRSEIRDRSALDQSIEWELVKAGIMQAGEGLKPSREGKRVKFTGGKTTVVDGPFIETKALIAGYWMWQVKSMDEALAWARKCPKPPTG from the coding sequence ATGCCGAGTCGGTCAGAGATTCGAGACCGATCTGCGCTTGATCAATCGATAGAATGGGAGCTCGTCAAAGCCGGCATCATGCAGGCCGGCGAGGGCTTGAAGCCGAGTCGCGAAGGCAAACGCGTGAAGTTCACGGGCGGGAAGACGACTGTCGTGGACGGCCCATTCATCGAGACGAAGGCGCTCATCGCGGGCTACTGGATGTGGCAGGTGAAATCGATGGACGAGGCGCTCGCGTGGGCACGGAAGTGCCCGAAGCCACCGACCGGCTGA
- a CDS encoding type II toxin-antitoxin system prevent-host-death family antitoxin encodes MTESVVSIRELKSRLSHYLRLARGGESVIITDRGVPVGRLVPIAPDLEGRISALRNAGLLHWSGRRLSPRKPTVRIPKGKTVAELIIEDRG; translated from the coding sequence GTGACCGAATCCGTCGTCAGCATTCGCGAACTCAAGAGCCGATTGAGTCACTACCTGAGACTCGCCCGCGGGGGTGAATCGGTCATCATCACCGACCGCGGGGTACCGGTCGGCCGCCTCGTGCCGATCGCGCCGGACCTCGAAGGGCGGATCTCCGCGCTACGCAATGCCGGGCTGTTGCACTGGAGCGGTCGCCGCTTGTCCCCACGTAAGCCGACGGTGCGGATTCCGAAAGGAAAGACGGTCGCGGAGCTCATCATCGAGGATCGCGGGTGA
- a CDS encoding PIN domain-containing protein — protein sequence MILYLDASALVKRYVAEAGSDAVAELIEVARITATAVISRAEVTAALAKAVRVGLAARESAASGVAAFDADWGDLIRLEVNESIVARAAALAWSQGLRGYDAVHLACALMWQESLGDTVTLATYDRELWRGAQTSGLLPWPQTLP from the coding sequence GTGATTCTCTATCTGGACGCGAGTGCCCTGGTCAAGCGGTATGTGGCCGAGGCGGGCTCGGACGCGGTGGCAGAGTTGATCGAGGTGGCGCGCATCACCGCGACCGCCGTTATCAGCCGGGCGGAGGTCACTGCAGCACTGGCCAAGGCAGTTCGCGTCGGGCTCGCCGCTCGGGAGAGTGCCGCCAGCGGCGTGGCAGCCTTCGACGCAGATTGGGGCGACCTGATCCGTCTGGAGGTGAACGAATCGATTGTTGCGCGCGCTGCAGCGCTCGCCTGGTCGCAGGGCCTACGCGGTTATGACGCGGTGCACCTCGCTTGCGCGCTGATGTGGCAGGAGTCGTTGGGCGACACGGTCACTCTGGCAACCTACGACCGCGAGCTGTGGCGCGGCGCTCAAACGAGTGGCCTGCTGCCCTGGCCCCAGACCCTGCCATGA